The Astatotilapia calliptera chromosome 2, fAstCal1.2, whole genome shotgun sequence genome includes a window with the following:
- the LOC113029834 gene encoding signal-regulatory protein beta-2-like — MIILWITLFFLHQGYSLVPVKTVQLGEPATLTCAIPKELSIRGVNWYKQSVGDTLKLIVTLYKSTADFGPGFSSLRFGVYDGKNFTSLTILKTVQEDEGLYHCANTEWIGTTWSGTYLLVKGNTQRTSNYAVSQLLIESNPVHPGDTMTLQCSVFSDSENKTCPGGLNILWFRTGLNNIYPNIIYTDTNSYNECEKKSDSQERCLYHFSKNVSSSDAGTYYCAVATCGEILFGNGITLDTRESSVWSQKASRALFLIFAVLVVSLIVTAVLIYTIKINNSDHSKVAVLQKNFSCQKGQQNKDTWIFSAVVFAMMEAERSKRTDPKAAKQRQIYMAVKAFGLD; from the exons ATTCTCTGGTTCCAGTTAAAACTGTTCAGCTTGGTGAACCAGCAACCTTAACATGTGCTATTCCCAAAGAGCTCAGCATTAGAGGAGTCAACTGGTACAAGCAGAGTGTCGGGGATACTCTTAAATTAATAGTTACACTGTATAAATCTACAGCTGATTTTGGTCCTGGATTTTCGAGCTTAAGATTTGGAGTATACGATGGTAAGAATTTTACCAGCTTGACCATTTTAAAGACAGTTCAAGAGGATGAGGGACTCTATCACTGTGCAAACACAGAATGGATTGGAACTACATGGAGTGGGACGTATTTGTTAGTAAAAG GAAACACTCAGAGGACATCAAACTATGCAGTCAGTCAGTTGCTGATAGAATCGAATCCAGTCCATCCAGGAGACACAATGACTCTTCAGTGTTCAGTCTTCTCTGACTCTGAGAACAAGACATGTCCAGGAGGTCTCAATATTCTCTGGTTCAGAACTGGATTAAATAATATTTATCCAAACATCAtctacactgacacaaatagcTATAATGAATGTGAGAAAAAATCTGACTCACAGGAGAGGTGTCTTTATCACTTCTCTAAGAACGTCAGCTCCTCTGATGCTGGGACTTACTACTGTGCTGTGGCCACATGTGGGGAGAtattatttggaaatggaaTTACACTGGATACTCGAG AAAGCAGTGTGTGGTCACAGAAAGCCAGTAGAGCTCTTTTTTTGATCTTTGCTGTCTTGGTTGTAAGTCTGATTGTTACTGCTGTCCTCATATACACAATCAAGATAAACAACAGTGATCATTCCAAAG TTGCAGTCCTGCAGAAAAACTTTAGTTGTCAGAAAGGGCAACA AAATAAGGACACATGGATTTTCTCTGCTGTTGTCTTTGCCATGATGGAAGCTGAAAGAAGTAAAAGAACAGATCCAAAGGCAGCAAAACAGCGGCAGATCTACATGGCTGTCAAGGCTTTTGGGCTCGATTAG
- the LOC113028592 gene encoding signal-regulatory protein beta-2-like, with protein MIILWITLFLIHQGYTVVPVKTVQLGEPATITCAIPKELSSRGVHWYKQSFGGTLKLIMTVFKSTEPTFGPEFTSLKFDIGDDFASLTILKADQDDEGIYHCANTERIGVKWSGTYLLVKGNTQRTSNYTVSQLQIESNPVRSGDTMTLQCSVFSDSDNQTCPGGLNILWFRTGSNNAHPNIIYTDTNRSNDCEKSSDPQDRCVFQFSKNVSSSDAGTYYCAVATCGEILFGKGITLELESTETVFIQSTILIVCLAVSVIGNAFLIFNQQVCKSHRGNEGALSDIQTETSHQLTEEADDELNYAALNFSERKTRGKRKREGAEHSVYSQVKR; from the exons ATGATCATCTTATGGATTacattgtttttaattcacCAAGGAT ATACTGTAGTTCCAGTGAAAACTGTTCAGCTTGGTGAACCAGCGACTATAACATGTGCTATACCCAAAGAGCTCAGCAGTAGAGGAGTCCACTGGTACAAGCAGAGTTTTGGGGGAACTCTGAAGTTAATAATGACAGTATTCAAATCTACAGAACCTACTTTTGGTCCTGAATTTACTAGTTTGAAATTTGACATAGGTGATGATTTTGCCAGCCTGACCATTTTGAAAGCAGATCAAGACGATGAGGGAATCTATCactgtgcaaacacagaaaggatTGGAGTTAAATGGAGTGGGACGTATTTGTTGGTAAAAG GAAACACTCAGAGGACATCAAACTATACAGTTAGTCAGCTGCAGATAGAATCAAACCCAGTTCGTTCAGGAGACACGATGACTCTTCAGTGTTCAGTCTTCTCTGACTCTGACAACCAGACATGTCCAGGAGGTCTCAATATTCTCTGGTTCAGAACTGGATCAAATAATGCTCATCCAAACATCAtctacactgacacaaatagaAGTAATGACTGTGAGAAAAGTTCTGACCCTCAGGATAGATGTGTTTTTCAGTTCTCTAAGAACGTCAGCTCCTCTGATGCTGGGACCTACTACTGTGCTGTGGCCACATGTGGGGAGATATTATTTGGAAAGGGAATTACACTGGAACTTG aatCAACTGAGACAGTATTCATTCAGAGCACGATATTAATAGTTTGTTTGGCTGTTTCTGTGATTGGAAACGCGTTCCTCATCTTCAACCAACAAGTATGTAAATCACATAGAG gAAATGAAGGTGCTTTATCAGATATACAAACTGAAACCTCGCACCAACTT ACTGAAGAAGCTGATGATGAACTAAACTACGCTGCACTGAATttctctgaaagaaaaacaagaggaaaaaggaagagagagggTGCTGAACACAGTGTCTACTCTCAAGTTAAACGCTGA
- the LOC113009346 gene encoding uncharacterized protein LOC113009346: SDSLVPVKTVQLGEAATLTCALPIKEFGSITVHWYKQSAGDGLKLIVTLSKSAPPEYSPEFSRKRFNVENANNVCNLTVLKTVQEDEGIYHCGIAEWMYPIQWSETYLSVKGNTQMTSNYTVVQWPPVLDPLHPGESVTLQCSIISVFDKATCSEDLSVFWFRAGSNKSHPNIIYTHGNTHDECENRSETQKRCVYRFSKNVSSSDAGTYYCAVDTCGEILFGNGTALKLVQPAQSVFTQMLILIVCLAISVIGNVFLIFNSRVCKPFKGKESAVSESQTDKLNQPIEADDQLNYAALNFSERKTRGRRKRDITEDSVYSQVKS; this comes from the exons tcagattcTCTGGTCCCAGTAAAAACCGTTCAGCTCGGTGAAGCAGCAACATTAACATGTGCTTTACCCATTAAAGAATTCGGCAGTATAACAGTCCACTGGTACAAGCAGAGTGCTGGAGATGGTCTTAAATTAATTGTGACATTGTCAAAATCAGCACCACCTGAATATAGTCCTGAGTTTTCTAGAAAGAGATTTAATGTGGAAAATGCTAATAATGTTTGCAACCTGACCGTTCTGAAGACAGTCCAAGAGGATGAGGGAATCTATCACTGTGGAATAGCTGAGTGGATGTATCCCATTCAGTGGAGTGAGACGTATTTGTCAGTAAAAG GAAATACTCAGATGACATCAAACTATACTGTTGTTCAGTGGCCTCCAGTATTAGACCCACTCCATCCAGGAGAATCAGTGACTCTGCAATGTTCGATCATCTCTGTCTTTGACAAAGCAACATGTTCAGAAGATCTTAGTGTCTTTTGGTTCAGAGCCGGATCAAATAAATCTCATCCAAACATCATTTATACTCATGGAAATACACATGATGAATGTGAGAATCGATCTGAGACTCAGAAGAGATGTGTTTATCGCTTCTCTAAGAACGTCAGCTCCTCTGATGCTGGGACTTACTACTGTGCTGTGGACACATGTGGGGAGAtattatttggaaatggaaCTGCATTGAAACTCG tgCAACCGGCACAATCAGTATTCACTCAAATGCTAATATTAATAGTTTGTTTGGCTATTTCGGTCATTGGAAATGTGTTCCTCATATTCAACTCAAGAGTATGTAAACCATTTAAAG gAAAAGAAAGTGCTGTATCAGAATCACAAACTGACAAGTTGAACCAACCA ATTGAAGCCGATGACCAGCTAAACTACGCTGCACTGAATTTCTCTGAAAGGAAAACAAGAGGAAGAAGGAAGAGAGACATTACCGAGGACAGCGTCTACTCTCAAGTTAAAAGCTGA
- the LOC113009352 gene encoding uncharacterized protein LOC113009352, with translation MMVLWITLLFLHQGYSLVPMKIVQLGEPATLTCALPSNKELSTLEVHWYKQSIGDELKLISTLYGTTPPQYGQEIFRSRYDACNKKTFSNLTILKTVQEDEGIYHCGIIEWLNPEWSGTYLLVKGNTQRASNYTVVQWPAVSDPVNPADTTALQCSVFSDSDNNTYARDRDMFWFRAGSDKSHPSIIYTGRKRSNECEKPSDLQNSCVYRFSKNISSSDEGTYYCAVATCGEILFGNGTDLKAELQYKDERATCGSGAEGCRPLG, from the exons ATGATGGTGCTGTGGATTACTTTGCTCTTTCTTCATCAAGGAT ATTCTTTGGTTCCAATGAAAATCGTTCAGCTTGGTGAACCAGCAACGTTAACATGTGCTTTACCCAGCAATAAAGAGCTCAGCACTTTGGAAGTCCACTGGTACAAGCAGAGTATCGGGGATGAGCTCAAACTGATTTCAACACTGTATGGAACTACACCACCTCAGTATGGTCAAGAAATATTTAGATCAAGATATGACgcatgtaataaaaaaacatttagcaaTCTGACCATTTTGAAGACAGTCCAAGAGGATGAAGGAATCTATCACTGTGGAATCATTGAATGGCTTAATCCTGAATGGAGTGGGACATATTTGTTAGTAAAAG gaaacactcaGAGGGCATCAAACTATACTGTCGTTCAGTGGCCAGCTGTATCAGATCCAGTCAATCCAGCAGACACAACAGCTCTCCAGTGTTCAGTTTTCTCTGACTCTGACAACAACACATATGCACGGGATCGTGATATGTTCTGGTTCAGAGCTGGTTCAGACAAATCTCATCCTAGCATCATCTACACTGGCAGAAAGAGAAGCAATGAATGTGAAAAACCATCTGACCTTCAGAATAGCTGTGTTTATCGCTTCTCTAAGAACATCAGCTCCTCTGATGAAGGGACTTACTATTGTGCTGTGGCCACATGTGGGGAGAtattatttggaaatggaaCCGATCTGAAAGCTG